One Pararge aegeria chromosome 4, ilParAegt1.1, whole genome shotgun sequence DNA segment encodes these proteins:
- the LOC120637691 gene encoding uncharacterized protein LOC120637691 isoform X2 — protein sequence MKYIYSSTSLSKIFGSSSKEEDVLENNNSLKFIAPLPPQVTTKSEESKQTKFLYAGSVYAYEWVDNSYEFRGKLGFAIFSIINIDIHKMVIYNSNKTSLSSLTIAHDIKIKVNGNISISYYDNLHKFWSVNPSSSKLDEILDILRSLNVNLEIVPAIEEKEIKTHIKDFTEKDATTNKLNETEKESDTDVAFNRKTKDSILKRMATMGHSVLPPPHAAAVTQTSDSSDTSIPQNQRKPRHKPKIMNKKGPSEKKSLDTDRFCELTNQNTRKIPPQPEPHEMFKDFLNIASQEIVPVSTASIINPNDISADASSVGLIISEQKLSNSELRINMNRMADKVDILLDKVKDLEMVDRSKSTNNSNLSQFQNEIVQKLLNEYEKKINRYEEFMKLKGFDCENFELASQSTCERTQHSLKTSEIKETQIQQLCNDKDKEIVQLRKDLELLSNKAEQFKDYERNLLKEICNLKDKLDVSKEHIPNEIKKLDDADKQNTDITNKLKQIMNDTFQAISVNFDDEENYTGSQIKSIVGVVVKKTTIDSLRQLQST from the exons ATGAAATACATCTATTCCAGTACCTCTCTTTCAAAAATATTTGGCAGCAGCTCCAAAGAAGAAGATGTATTagaaaacaataattcattaaagTTTATTGCACCGCTACCTCCACAAGTGACTACAAAATCTGAAGAATCTAAGcaaacaaaatttctttatgCAGGATCTGTATATGCATATGAATg GGTTGATAATTCATATGAGTTTAGAGGTAAATTGGGCTTTGCAATATTCagcattataaatatagatattcaTAAAATGGTCATATATAATTCCAATAAAACCAGTCTGTCCAGTTTGACGATTGCgcatgatattaaaataaaggtaaatGGGAATATCAGTATATCATACTATGACAATCTCCATAAATTTTGGAGTGTCAATCCATCATCATCCAAACTTGACGAAATTTTAGATATACTGAGAAGTTTAAATGTAAATCTTGAAATTGTGCCAGCTattgaagaaaaagaaataaaaactcaCATAAAAGATTTCACTGAAAAAGATGctacaacaaataaattaaatgaaactgaAAAAGAAAGTGATACAGATGTTGCATTTAACAGAAAAACGAAAGATTCCATTTTGAAAAGAATGGCGACTATGGGGCATTCTGTGTTACCACCGCCTCATGCAGCAGCAGTTACTCAGACTAGTGATTCCTCAGATACAAGCATACCACAAAATCAGCGAAAACCCCGTCACAAGCCAAAGATTATGAATAAAAAGGGACCATCCGAAAAGAAATCATTAGATACAGACAGATTTTGTGAACTGACTAAtcaaaatacaagaaaaattcCTCCACAACCAGAGCCACATGAAATGTTTAAAGATTTTCTTAACATTGCTAGTCAAGAAATTGTCCCTGTAAGCACTGCTAGTATAATTAATCCAAATGACATAAGTGCTGACGCCAGTAGTGTGGGACTAATCATTTCTGAACAAAAATTGAGTAATAGTGAATTACGAATTAACATGAACAGAATGGCTGATAAAGTAGACATACTACTAGATAAAGTTAAAGATTTGGAGATGGTTGATAGAAGCAAATCAACAAATAACAGCAATCTATCacaatttcaaaatgaaattgtacaaaaattattaaatgaatatgaaaagaaaattaatagatATGAAGAATTTATGAAACTGAAGGGATTTGATTGTGAAAATTTTGAACTAGCATCTCAATCAACCTGCGAAAGAACACAGCACAGTTTAAAAACTtctgaaataaaagaaacacaGATACAACAGTTATGCAATGATAAGGATAAAGAAATTGTTCAACTAAGAAAAGATTTGGAACTCTTATCTAACAAAGCAGAACAGTTTAAAGATTATgaaagaaatttattaaaagaaatctGTAACTTGAAAGATAAGTTAGATGTATCAAAAGAGCATATTCCTAATGAAATTAAGAAATTGGATGATGCAGACAAACAAAACACTgatattacaaataaacttaaGCAAATTATGAATGATACATTCCAAGCCATATCAGTAAATTTTGATGATGAAGAAAATTACACAGGTTCCCAAATTAAAAGCATTGTTGGAGTAGTTGTGAAAAAAACAACCATAGATTCACTTAGACAACTACAAAGTACCTAG
- the LOC120637691 gene encoding uncharacterized protein LOC120637691 isoform X1, which produces MLETEEVDVDYFTPSTCTSLSKIFGSSSKEEDVLENNNSLKFIAPLPPQVTTKSEESKQTKFLYAGSVYAYEWVDNSYEFRGKLGFAIFSIINIDIHKMVIYNSNKTSLSSLTIAHDIKIKVNGNISISYYDNLHKFWSVNPSSSKLDEILDILRSLNVNLEIVPAIEEKEIKTHIKDFTEKDATTNKLNETEKESDTDVAFNRKTKDSILKRMATMGHSVLPPPHAAAVTQTSDSSDTSIPQNQRKPRHKPKIMNKKGPSEKKSLDTDRFCELTNQNTRKIPPQPEPHEMFKDFLNIASQEIVPVSTASIINPNDISADASSVGLIISEQKLSNSELRINMNRMADKVDILLDKVKDLEMVDRSKSTNNSNLSQFQNEIVQKLLNEYEKKINRYEEFMKLKGFDCENFELASQSTCERTQHSLKTSEIKETQIQQLCNDKDKEIVQLRKDLELLSNKAEQFKDYERNLLKEICNLKDKLDVSKEHIPNEIKKLDDADKQNTDITNKLKQIMNDTFQAISVNFDDEENYTGSQIKSIVGVVVKKTTIDSLRQLQST; this is translated from the exons TACCTCTCTTTCAAAAATATTTGGCAGCAGCTCCAAAGAAGAAGATGTATTagaaaacaataattcattaaagTTTATTGCACCGCTACCTCCACAAGTGACTACAAAATCTGAAGAATCTAAGcaaacaaaatttctttatgCAGGATCTGTATATGCATATGAATg GGTTGATAATTCATATGAGTTTAGAGGTAAATTGGGCTTTGCAATATTCagcattataaatatagatattcaTAAAATGGTCATATATAATTCCAATAAAACCAGTCTGTCCAGTTTGACGATTGCgcatgatattaaaataaaggtaaatGGGAATATCAGTATATCATACTATGACAATCTCCATAAATTTTGGAGTGTCAATCCATCATCATCCAAACTTGACGAAATTTTAGATATACTGAGAAGTTTAAATGTAAATCTTGAAATTGTGCCAGCTattgaagaaaaagaaataaaaactcaCATAAAAGATTTCACTGAAAAAGATGctacaacaaataaattaaatgaaactgaAAAAGAAAGTGATACAGATGTTGCATTTAACAGAAAAACGAAAGATTCCATTTTGAAAAGAATGGCGACTATGGGGCATTCTGTGTTACCACCGCCTCATGCAGCAGCAGTTACTCAGACTAGTGATTCCTCAGATACAAGCATACCACAAAATCAGCGAAAACCCCGTCACAAGCCAAAGATTATGAATAAAAAGGGACCATCCGAAAAGAAATCATTAGATACAGACAGATTTTGTGAACTGACTAAtcaaaatacaagaaaaattcCTCCACAACCAGAGCCACATGAAATGTTTAAAGATTTTCTTAACATTGCTAGTCAAGAAATTGTCCCTGTAAGCACTGCTAGTATAATTAATCCAAATGACATAAGTGCTGACGCCAGTAGTGTGGGACTAATCATTTCTGAACAAAAATTGAGTAATAGTGAATTACGAATTAACATGAACAGAATGGCTGATAAAGTAGACATACTACTAGATAAAGTTAAAGATTTGGAGATGGTTGATAGAAGCAAATCAACAAATAACAGCAATCTATCacaatttcaaaatgaaattgtacaaaaattattaaatgaatatgaaaagaaaattaatagatATGAAGAATTTATGAAACTGAAGGGATTTGATTGTGAAAATTTTGAACTAGCATCTCAATCAACCTGCGAAAGAACACAGCACAGTTTAAAAACTtctgaaataaaagaaacacaGATACAACAGTTATGCAATGATAAGGATAAAGAAATTGTTCAACTAAGAAAAGATTTGGAACTCTTATCTAACAAAGCAGAACAGTTTAAAGATTATgaaagaaatttattaaaagaaatctGTAACTTGAAAGATAAGTTAGATGTATCAAAAGAGCATATTCCTAATGAAATTAAGAAATTGGATGATGCAGACAAACAAAACACTgatattacaaataaacttaaGCAAATTATGAATGATACATTCCAAGCCATATCAGTAAATTTTGATGATGAAGAAAATTACACAGGTTCCCAAATTAAAAGCATTGTTGGAGTAGTTGTGAAAAAAACAACCATAGATTCACTTAGACAACTACAAAGTACCTAG